The following coding sequences are from one Augochlora pura isolate Apur16 chromosome 6, APUR_v2.2.1, whole genome shotgun sequence window:
- the LOC144470969 gene encoding DNA mismatch repair protein MutL, giving the protein MDTSIIATSNVTNFPECVLELVLNSLNAKASAIAIRFHAQKRKIQVVDNGVGISRNKLTAVAEYNDHRTGWSVEDNCNTRKQTLTNIRRLSDVMMISSRHRDSSQTYMKVFKMCQSPNIVNIQRRPSCGTTVSIYGFHELTFHKWNIPLMYFLIGNIAIVNFHVSFSIRDDQESKVIMAVSRSHESIEIFKLLYFREISCDNMWHISNTHESRIKFSAFIGLTNTQTNALQYIFLNNRPVNCPYILQIISAAFDSRLRSLVGSRIHQTSKMKSNFILLFISCTDYVFTMKNRKRTLILPSIHNLLLSIQNGIFNIFFNNTIPLSKSLSKTIRRRRNLIYNCINSENGIVFFEKPLTSQKLFSEKNRVLHTVCCVVQEEIKKLTIPSPYGTIIRRRSSNPSYYSDRMNTDKDNRNSIPSYEMNASQILRSKVSDIQKFTPASVVLTLSEWSDWTYIDNKSNKLNETKRFGDSLQCSKHFNFLPKKLHKLLRGNKKLTKTDVLKEWSESELSTRLKSGLHNRNINICLVQDVLLHQEVDIRPCKDTQRFREFKLRKDILKFVTILGQMNNELIVALAIQNNTKMLLMIDQHAIHERIRYETLLNSKYFFFIFKRCTAYLLTITHLRLQECSLLLKNKKQLKRYGINFNIANDNTIVVRTVPECLKKNKYHCDEIKLKMSVQNLLDEMLQKFLNNSIFFNNKHRYKNNLIRPNASPYLRSSNVQSILGAIKFGDRLTLQQCNWLLTLLQETKIPTRCAHGRPSIVPILELPKSETRSGNITQVDNLRKYVYIEKPRSSSHYKIAGIY; this is encoded by the exons ATGGACACCTCGATAATTGCAACGTCGAACGTGACCAATTTTCCAGAATGTGTGCTGGAATTG GTATTGAATTCATTAAACGCTAAAGCATCAGCGATCGCAATACGATTTCACGCACAGAAACGTAAGATTCAAGTAGTGGACAATGGTGTAGGAATTTCAAGAAACAAATTGACAGCTGTTGCAGAGTATAATGATCACAGGACTGGTTGGAGTGTTGAGGATAATTGCAACACCAGAAAACAAACGCTTACAAATATTCGTAGGTTGTCTGATGTTATGATGATTAGTTCTAGACATCGAGATTCATCTCAAACGTATATGAAG GTGTTCAAAATGTGTCAGTCGCCCAACATTGTCAATATTCAGAGGAGACCATCTTGTGGAACTACAGTAAGCATCTATGGGTTTCATGAGTTAACATTTCACAAATGGAACATACCCTTGATGTACTTCCTCATTGGAAATATTGCCATAGTGAATTTTCAC GTGTCATTTTCCATTAGAGATGACCAAGAATCAAAAGTTATTATGGCAGTGAGTAGGTCTCATGAATCAATAGAAATCTTCAAACTGCTGTATTTTAGGGAAATATCATGTGACAATATGTGGCATATCAGCAACACCCATGAATCTCGTATAAAATTCAGTGCATTTATTGGATTAACTAACACGCAAACAAATGCACTGCAGTATATCTTCCTGAATAATAGACCTGTTAATTGTCCTTACATTCTTCAAATAATCTCAGCTGCCTTTGATAGCAGATTAAGATCTCTTGTTGGGTCAAGAATCCACCAAACATCTAAAATGAagtctaattttattttgttatttatctcATGTACAGATTATGTTTTTACCATGAAGAACAGAAAGAGAACTTTGATTTTACCTTCTATTCATAATTTACTACTTAGTATTCaaaatggaatatttaatatattttttaacaatactaTTCCTCTTTCCAAAAGTCTTTCAAAGACTATTAGAAGACGTaggaatttaatatacaattgtataaacAGTGAAAATGGTATTGTATTCTTTGAAAAACCGCTGACTTCCCAAAAACTGTTCTCTGAAAAGAATCGCGTACTACACACAGTCTGTTGCGTTGTtcaagaagaaattaaaaaactcaCAATTCCATCTCCTTATGGAACTATAATTAGAAGACGGAGTTCAAACCCATCCTATTATTCTGATAGAATGAATACtgataaagacaatagaaattCCATACCATCATATGAAATGAATGCAAGTCAAATACTAAGAAGTAAGGTATCTGATATTCAAAAGTTCACTCCTGCCTCTGTTGTACTTACGCTTTCTGAATGGTCCGATTGGACttatattgacaataaatcgaacaaattaaatgaaactaagAGATTTGGAGACTCTCTACAATGTTCTAAACACTTCAATTTCTTGCCGAAAAAATTGCACAAACTTTTACGAGGCAATAAGAAATTGACAAAAACCGATGTGTTGAAGGAGTGGAGTGAAAGTGAATTGTCGACCAGATTGAAATCTGGTTTGCACA atcgaaatattaacatttgttTAGTACAAGATGTTTTGTTACACCAAGAAGTTGATATCCGTCCGTGCAAAGATACTCAACGATTCCGcgaatttaaattaagaaaagacATCTTAAAATTTGTAACG ATACTGGGCCAGATGAATAACGAATTGATAGTAGCATTagcaattcaaaataatacaaagatGCTATTGATGATTGATCAACATGCCATTCACGAGAGGATACGATACGAAACTTTACTtaacagtaaatattttttttttatttttaaacgatgcACCGCTTATCTATTGACGATTACCCAT TTACGTCTACAAGAGTGTAGCTTACTTCTAAAGAATAAAAAGCAATTGAAAAGatatggaattaattttaatattgcaaatgaTAACACAATAGTGGTGCGGACAGTGCcagaatgtttaaaaaagaataaataccACTGTGACGAGATCAAGCTGAAGATGAGTGTACAAAATCTTTTAGACGAAATGTTACAGAAGTTTCTGAACAATAG tatattttttaataataaacatcgATACAAGAATAATCTCATTCGTCCGAATGCATCACCGTACTTACGATCATCTAATGTTCAGAGTATTTTAGGAGCTATCAAATTTGGAGATAGGCTGACACTACAACAATGTAACTGGCTCTTGACGCTATTACAAGAGACAAAAATACCCACGCGATGCGCTCATGGCAGACCATCCATAGTGCCTATACTAGAGCTGCCAAAATCAGAAACTCGGAGCGGAAACATTACACAGGTAGATAATCTTCGCAAATACGTTTACATAGAAAAACCTAGATCATCTTCGCATTACAAGATAGCAGGCATCTATTAA
- the LOC144471848 gene encoding uncharacterized protein LOC144471848 produces MRNKLLLLCMICTVLVIADIQAVRARGKSRGWGWGSSSGSRRTSSKPSQHSQTHVSQSQNSQPQSGGYPKPAAPNPANSHGLGGYPRQPASNPYLGQNNAPVGSQNNAPVGSQNNAPVGSRYNAPVGSGYNAPVGSGYNGPVGSGYNGPVGAGYNGPVGSGYNGPVGAGYNPGGLGYSPYGGHSPYGGQPHYNSPPVGGHQPSFAQPSYGSAFGSMGPTPQQTILLQQSSKPGIGQLAKEAFVFAGVNAAVNRLIPGGIYGTRGSSEGSSGVVPPVSHTQITYNNYYNNGTAPEAAVPAAAPAAAPGAAPGAAPAAQPAAQPAADAPQTKQSNPGNNNAPPANSNSQESNQNNPNPLGFVTSNDDLKKLTESLYQKEKDNNAFSQISMKLQGQKTDESTSDDASEPLLDVKAEAYDLPTVKAVLALHDSYELDVRTKEVVTPEERRKEAELVDKIMETEIMKSTMKFLADKGYIPNDEYEFKDSMKRIWFSQFKRIDGDPSSSGFETVFLAEQFDTDILGLHNWIYYAKQEAAKKLNYLGYMKETKLGDKGAILKLRSSLYGIVQPVSTLFVGTSPELEFALYTMCFFARPNSPCPVSLGGTDFTIYVSRINYFGKDILISAYPDV; encoded by the exons ATGCGTAACAAACTGCTCTTGCTTTGCATGATTTGCACCGTGCTTGTGATTG CGGATATTCAAGCTGTTCGGGCAAGAGGGAAATCCAGGGGCTGGGGCTGGGGCTCGAGCTCGGGTTCACGAAGGACAAGTTCGAAACCCTCCCAACATTCGCAGACTCACGTCTCGCAGTCCCAGAACTCACAACCTCAATCAGGTGGATACCCTAAACCGGCAGCTCCGAATCCCGCGAACAGTCATGGGCTAG GCGGATACCCCCGACAGCCAGCATCAAATCCTTATCTGGGACAGAACAATGCTCCGGTTGGTTCCCAGAACAATGCTCCGGTTGGTTCCCAGAACAATGCTCCGGTTGGTTCTCGTTACAATGCTCCGGTTGGTTCCGGTTACAATGCTCCGGTTGGTTCCGGTTACAATGGTCCCGTTGGTTCCGGTTACAATGGTCCAGTAGGTGCAGGTTACAATGGTCCCGTTGGTTCCGGTTACAATGGTCCAGTAGGTGCAGGTTACAACCCTGGTGGTCTAGGATATTCACCTTACGGAGGACACTCTCCTTATGGAGGACAGCCGCACTACAATAGTCCACCTGTAGGTGGACACCAACCAAGTTTCGCACAACCGTCCTACGGGTCTGCGTTCGGTTCCATGGGACCGACACCTCAACAAACGATCCTCCTCCAACAGTCGTCGAAACCAGGCATCGGACAGTTAGCGAAGGAAGCGTTCGTTTTCGCCGGTGTGAATGCTGCGGTGAATCGATTGATACCTGGAGGGATCTATGGCACCAGAGGAAGCAGCGAAGGGTCATCCGGCGTTGTACCACCGGTTTCGCACACCCAAATCACTTATAACAATTACTACAACAACGGTACTGCTCCAGAAGCAGCTGTTCCTGCAGCAGCTCCAGCAGCTGCTCCCGGAGCTGCCCCTGGAGCCGCTCCCGCAGCTCAACCAGCGGCCCAGCCCGCTGCCGACGCTCCACAGACTAAACAGAGCAACCCTGGCAATAACAACGCTCCACCGGCGAATTCCAACTCTCAGGAATCCAACCAAAACAACCCTAATCCGCTAGGATTCGTTACTTCGAACGATGACCTCAAGAAGCTGACAGAGAGCTTGTaccagaaagagaaagataacAATGCTTTCTCGCAAATAAGTATGAAGTTACAGGGACAGAAGACGGATGAGTCAACTTCGGACGATGCATCCGAACC ctTGTTGGATGTGAAAGCTGAGGCTTACGATCTTCCAACTGTGAAGGCAGTGCTAGCTCTGCACGACAGCTACGAGCTGGACGTCAGGACGAAAGAGGTAGTCACCCCTGAGGAACGACGCAAGGAGGCAGAACTTGTTGACAAGATCATGGAGACCGAAATCATGAAGTCTACCATGAAGTTTTTGGCTGACAAAGGATACATTCCGAACGATGAGTACGAGTTCAAGGATTCTATGAAACGCATTTGGTTCTCCCAATTCAAACGAATCGACGGAGACCCTTCCAGTTCTGGTTTTGAGACCGTATTCCTAGCTGAACAGTTCGATACCGATATCCTTGGATTGCACAATTGGATCTACTATGCTAAGCAGGAAGCTGCGAAGAAGCTCAACTATCTTGGATACATGAAAGAGACCAAGTTGGGTGAC AAGGGTGCAATCCTCAAGCTGCGTTCGAGCTTGTACGGAATAGTGCAACCGGTCAGCACATTATTTGTCGGCACATCGCCTGAATTAGAGTTTGCTCTGTACACGATGTGTTTCTTCGCTCGACCCAACAGTCCCTGCCCAGTTTCGCTTGGAGGAACGGATTTCACGATCTACGTGAGCAGAATCAACTACTTTGGGAAAGACATTCTGATTTCCGCATACCCTGACGTTTAA